CATATGATGTTATGAATTCAAAACACATTCGCGGCGATTTTAATTTTGCTTGGCCAACTGCGGAAATTGCAGTAATGGGGCCAAAAGGTGCCGTTGAAATTATATTTAAAAAAGAAATTCAAACATCTGAAAAACCGGAAGAAAAGTTAAATCAAATGTTGGAAGAATATATTGAGAAATTTGCAAATCCTTATATTGCTGCTGAACGTGGATATATTGATGATGTAATTAAACCAAGCGAAACAAAATTAAAATTAGTAAATGCATTTCAATTGTTAAAAACAAAAGTTGATACTAATCCAAAGAAAAAACATTCAAATATTCCTTTGTAAATTATTGTTAAATATTTCGATTAAAATCTTCCAATCAATTTTAATTAATTATTGTAAATTTCTGTATAACAAAATAATTTGTAATTAATAATAGGTGAAAAAATGAAATTAAAATATTTTTCACATTCGGCATTTCAGATTACAACAAATTCCGGAATCACAATTTTAATTGATCCATTTTTGGATGATAATCCAACTTCTCCGGTTAAATCTAAGGATGTTGATGCAAATTATATTATATTAACTCACGGACATGGTGATCATATTGGAGATGCTTTCAAAATTGCTAAAAGAACAAATCCCACTTTTATTTGTGTTAATGAACTAGCAAATTATTGTATTTCAAAAGGATTTAATGCACACAATATGCATATTGGCGGAGCACATAATTTTGAATTTGGTCGAATTAAATTTACAATTGCACATCACGGATCACAAACACCGGATGGAACTTACGCGGGTGAACCTGCCGGAGTTATTATAACAATTGAAAATAAAACAATTTATCATACCGGGGATACAGCTTTATTTTTTGATATGAAATTAATAGGCGAAATGAATAAAGTAAATTATATGCTGCTCCCAATTGGTGATAATTTTACAATGGGAATTGACGATGCAGTAAAAGCAGTTGAATTTGTAAATCCGGAAATTGCAAT
The nucleotide sequence above comes from Ignavibacteriota bacterium. Encoded proteins:
- a CDS encoding metal-dependent hydrolase, producing the protein MKLKYFSHSAFQITTNSGITILIDPFLDDNPTSPVKSKDVDANYIILTHGHGDHIGDAFKIAKRTNPTFICVNELANYCISKGFNAHNMHIGGAHNFEFGRIKFTIAHHGSQTPDGTYAGEPAGVIITIENKTIYHTGDTALFFDMKLIGEMNKVNYMLLPIGDNFTMGIDDAVKAVEFVNPEIAIPIHFNTFSIIEANPNEFKKKVESINKKCIILNFGEEIEL